One genomic segment of Impatiens glandulifera chromosome 6, dImpGla2.1, whole genome shotgun sequence includes these proteins:
- the LOC124943743 gene encoding transcription factor ABORTED MICROSPORES, with protein sequence MEVAMQNLVESIRPMVDVDGWDYCVIWKLGEDQRFLEWMGCCCGGSRSCIQNVGEELVFPLAPLPPTSCRDAMLLHLRTNSCDLLSQLPTSKPLDSGVYTQTLMSNQPAWLNMNFSNNDVQGTRVLVPVPIGIIELFTTKNVQENQQVVDFVVTQFQTSLEQHMMMNSNNANLNDFNATIENLSLPHDITAERIKLTDSPANYFQQFNYSIEGGNTNGGFIEGSSDSFLNPVKSALEGQGEMDGLQRTRTNNIGGDKDYLNRQGTGRSESNSDCSDQNEEEDDTRPMKRGGKGQAKNLVAERKRRKKLNERLYALRALVPRISKLDRASILGDAIEFVKELKDQVEDLQHELEEGHSDDDTNKSTVIMNNNNVPNFKLRGVQTGETSLGVESSDTNNNEKLRQMEPQVEVVQLYGNEFYIKIFCEHKTGGFVRLMEALDSLGLEVTNVNITSFRSLVSNVFKVERRDNETIHVDHVRESLLEITRNPCGAGWQEMMMTKTHENGGDESNCYIHRHEHNNNNTNQSQYHGNSRIQHCHPFNNLQNN encoded by the exons ATGGAAGTTGCAATGCAAAATCTTGTCGAAAGTATAAGGCCGATGGTGGATGTGGATGGTTGGGATTATTGTGTGATTTGGAAATTGGGTGAAGATCAAag GTTTCTTGAATGGATGGGTTGTTGTTGTGGTGGGTCAAGAAGTTGCATACAAAATGTGGGAGAGGAACTTGTGTTCCCTCTTGCTCCCCTTCCACCTACATCTTGTAGGGATGCTATGCTTCTACATTTGAGGACCAATTCTTGTGATCTTCTTTCACAATTACCGACTTCCAAGCCTCTAGATTCCGg GGTATATACTCAAACCTTAATGTCAAACCAGCCAGCTTGGTTGAACATGAACTTCTCTAATAATGATG TCCAAGGAACAAGGGTCCTAGTTCCGGTTCCAATTGGAATTATCGAGCTATTCACTACAAAAAAT GTGCAAGAGAATCAACAAGTTGTCGATTTTGTAGTAACACAATTTCAAACATCACTTGAACAACACATGATGATGAACTCTAACAATGCGAATTTGAATGACTTTAATGcgacaatagaaaatctaagCCTGCCACATGACATAACTGCCGAACGAATCAAACTAACGGATTCTCCAGCCAATTATTTCCAACAATTTAATTACTCCATAGAGGGTGGAAATACAAACGGAGGATTCATTGAAGGTTCGAGTGATTCATTCCTTAATCCAGTTAAGTCGGCCTTGGAAGGGCAAGGCGAAATGGATGGACTTCAAAGAACGAGGACAAATAATATAGGAGGGGACAAGGATTATCTTAATAGACAAGGGACGGGGAGATCGGAGTCAAACTCAGATTGTAGCGATCAAAACGAGGAGGAAGACGATACGCGGCCGATGAAAAGAGGTGGAAAGGGGCAGGCGAAAAACCTCGTCGCTGAGAGGAAGAGAAGGAAGAAATTAAACGAGAGACTTTACGCACTCCGAGCTCTCGTGCCTAGAATATCCAAG TTGGACAGAGCTTCCATCCTAGGAGATGCAATTGAGTTCGTAAAAGAGTTAAAAGACCAAGTGGAGGATCTTCAACACGAGCTAGAAGAGGGTCATTCAGACGACGACACCAACAAGTCCACGGTTATCATGAACAACAACAATGTTCCCAATTTTAAACTTAGAGGAGTCCAAACCGGAGAAACAAGTCTAGGAGTGGAATCCTCAGATACTAACAACAATGAGAAGCTCCGTCAAATGGAG CCACAAGTCGAAGTTGTTCAATTATATGGAAACGAGTTCTACATCAAGATATTTTGCGAACACAAAACGGGAGGATTTGTGAGGTTGATGGAGGCTCTTGATTCCCTTGGACTTGAAGTAACAAACGTGAATATTACCAGCTTCAGATCGTTAGTCTCCAATGTCTTCAAAGTCGAG AGGAGGGACAACGAAACGATTCATGTCGATCACGTAAGAGAGTCCCTACTCGAAATAACGAGAAATCCATGTGGGGCAGGATGGCAAGAGATGATGATGACGAAAACGCATGAGAATGGAGGGGATGAGTCAAATTGTTATATTCATCGTCACGagcacaataataataatactaatcaATCCCAATACCATGGTAATTCTAGGATTCAACATTGCCACCCATTCAACAATCTTCAAAATAACTAA